A genomic region of Thermodesulfovibrio aggregans contains the following coding sequences:
- a CDS encoding HAMP domain-containing histidine kinase — MKKTMKKYFFPIFLTGLLFLVLGFEIYLLRLPPEQIPTRFIIVSLFVINIISILTLAFFVVRSVFKLYLEKHREVPGYRFRIKIVTIFVGLVLIPSALLFVAFSGVLESSIERIFSKSNRKVVSTAVDTIKAFYEFEKKKLMELAEDIKDGKIKNIPRGISVERLNTPQTEMAEAVKDAFQGKKSSQVISTSEGDIIIAALPDKKGVLILKMKIPSEITRRVEEVKLYHEEYLQMGSMRKAVKSNYFMFLGFLSLIIVFLALWASLKISQEITNPIKELVEATERVSKGDLKVKILTKSSDEIGVLVNSFNEMIEKLDKAYIDLSERNILLERMFSNITSGIIFIGEGGKISKINKAGEEILQIPKDKIEGKHYTEILEFIESDELRDFIKKLAGERIYEISRDLNIKIKGKSKIIRSRFISLRESEESEASGILVVFDDITDIVKAQQAVAWEEVARRLAHEIKNPLTPIKLATERLIKKWKNKDEDFDKVFEKSTQTIISEVESLKNLIDAFQKFGKLPEIKKESVNPINLIEDTIELYRGYKNVNINLVVSGQIRPVLLDPQEFKRVLINIIDNAIKAMNAKGEITISVKLNNNLEIEVADTGPGVDDEIKEKLFLPYFSRDKEGTGLGLAIARKIVNEHGGNIYVMDNKPHGTIFKIEVPA, encoded by the coding sequence ATGAAAAAGACAATGAAGAAATATTTTTTCCCGATTTTTTTAACAGGTTTACTGTTTTTAGTTCTTGGTTTTGAGATATATCTTTTAAGACTACCTCCTGAGCAGATTCCAACTAGATTCATAATTGTTTCACTTTTTGTAATAAACATAATTTCTATTTTAACGCTTGCATTTTTTGTTGTAAGAAGTGTTTTCAAGCTTTATCTTGAAAAGCATAGAGAAGTTCCTGGTTATCGATTCAGAATAAAGATAGTAACAATATTCGTAGGTTTGGTTCTCATTCCATCAGCCCTTTTGTTTGTTGCTTTTAGTGGAGTTTTAGAAAGTTCTATAGAGAGAATTTTTTCAAAATCAAACAGAAAGGTCGTCTCAACAGCAGTTGATACGATTAAAGCTTTTTACGAATTTGAAAAGAAAAAATTGATGGAACTTGCTGAAGATATAAAAGATGGAAAAATAAAAAATATTCCAAGAGGTATTTCTGTTGAAAGACTTAATACTCCTCAGACTGAAATGGCAGAGGCTGTGAAAGATGCTTTTCAAGGGAAGAAATCATCTCAGGTTATTTCTACCTCGGAAGGAGATATAATCATTGCTGCATTGCCTGATAAAAAAGGTGTTTTGATTCTAAAAATGAAAATTCCTTCCGAAATAACGAGAAGAGTTGAAGAAGTAAAATTGTATCATGAAGAGTATCTACAGATGGGCTCTATGAGAAAAGCTGTGAAATCCAACTATTTTATGTTTCTTGGATTTCTGAGCCTTATAATAGTTTTTTTAGCCTTATGGGCATCTTTAAAAATTTCACAGGAAATAACAAATCCTATAAAAGAACTTGTAGAGGCAACTGAAAGGGTTTCAAAAGGCGACCTTAAGGTAAAAATTCTCACCAAAAGCTCAGATGAAATAGGAGTGCTTGTTAACTCCTTCAATGAAATGATAGAAAAGCTTGATAAAGCCTATATTGATCTGTCAGAAAGAAATATTTTACTGGAACGAATGTTTTCCAATATTACCTCAGGAATTATTTTTATTGGAGAGGGTGGTAAAATTTCAAAGATAAATAAAGCAGGTGAAGAGATACTTCAGATTCCAAAAGATAAAATAGAAGGCAAACATTATACAGAAATTCTTGAATTTATTGAATCTGATGAGTTAAGGGATTTTATAAAAAAGCTTGCCGGAGAGCGAATTTATGAAATTTCAAGAGATTTAAACATTAAAATAAAAGGCAAAAGTAAAATAATTAGATCAAGGTTTATTTCATTAAGAGAATCAGAAGAAAGCGAAGCTTCAGGAATTCTTGTGGTATTTGATGATATCACAGATATTGTTAAGGCACAGCAGGCAGTGGCATGGGAAGAAGTTGCAAGAAGGCTTGCCCATGAGATAAAAAATCCTCTTACTCCAATTAAACTCGCTACTGAAAGATTAATTAAAAAGTGGAAAAATAAGGATGAAGATTTTGATAAAGTATTTGAAAAGTCAACTCAAACAATTATTTCTGAAGTGGAGTCTCTTAAAAATTTAATTGATGCTTTTCAAAAGTTTGGTAAGTTACCTGAGATTAAAAAAGAATCTGTAAATCCGATAAACTTAATAGAAGATACTATAGAACTCTACAGAGGATATAAAAATGTAAATATCAATCTCGTAGTAAGTGGCCAGATAAGACCTGTTTTGCTTGATCCTCAAGAGTTTAAGAGAGTTTTGATAAATATAATTGACAATGCAATAAAAGCTATGAATGCTAAAGGTGAAATAACAATATCTGTTAAACTAAATAATAACCTTGAGATA